The DNA window TATTATAAGTCCTGTAATTGTTCCATAGAGATTGATTTTTTGCAAGAAACGAATTAGAGGAAATAACACGCTTTGATATGGAATAAACATTCCAAATAATATAAGTGCAAATACTATATTTGCCCCTTTAAATCTAACTTTTGAAAACACATAACCATTTATCGAACCGATAAACGCGGATATTATAGTTGCGGGTATAGTAAGATAAAAACTGTTTTTTAAATTAGGTAACAACTTTTGAAAAGCCTTTATTATTCCTCTTAATGACCAATGTTGCGGTAAATTCCACATATCAGAGACACCTATTTCATTAAGTGGTTTAAATGTAGTGGCAAGTAGAACGTAAAGTGGTGTTATTATGTAAATTGCGATAATTACTAGGAAAAAATATGAGAAGAACTTTTTCATCTTTTTTCACCTCGCAAGTTTGTAACAAGGTATGGAATAATAACAACTGCTACAAACAAAAGCATTATTATTGCTATTGCAGAGCCCAATGCGTATCGGTTACTTCTAAACGTAAGTTCAAACATATAAATTGCAGGAACGTCTGTGACAAAATTAGGGCCACTTCCCGTCATGGCAAACACTAGATCAAATATTTTAAGGGATATATGTCCAAGAATAATAAAAGCACTGAGTGTAATTGGTGTTAAAAGAGGCATTTTAACTTTCCAGAAGATTTTCCACTCTGATGCACCATCTACCTTTGCAGCTTCTATAATATCGTTTGGAATACCTCTTAATCCCGCAAGGTACATGGCCATTGTATATCCAGAAAGTTGCCACATTGCAGCTATTATCACTGGAATTAACGCAACGTTAAATTTACCTATAGTTTGAGTGCTTGTATACCATCCCCACATTAATTTATCAAGTCCCAATTTGTGTAAGAGAAGGTTTAGCCCTTGGGGATTTGATGGGATATTTCCAGGTGCAAAAATCCAACTCCAAACCGTTCCGGTAACAACAAATGAAATAGCCATTGGAAATAAAAATAGATTTTGGAACCATCTAGAACCTTTAAGCCCTTTATCTACCAGTATGGCCATGATTATACCAAGACTTATTGTACCAAAGAGAAAAAATATTGTAAAAAACAATGTATTCCATAAATCCGTTTGAAACCTGCTATCTTGAAATAGTCTTATGTAATTTCTAAGTCCTACAAATTTGTATTGACCTCTTAGTAGTGCGGAAAAACTATTCCAATTTGAAAAAGAAGTTCTAGCAGTCCAACTAATAAAGCCATATACGAAAATCGCTATAGCGATAATAGAAGGCAAAATAACAAAAATGCCAATTAGTAAGTTTTTCTTTTTCACGATTTTCACCTCAAAAAAGCGGGGCTTTATGCCCCGTTAATCTGTTACGTATCCATTATCTTCTGCTATCCACAAAATTTCTTTAAAGGTTTTTTCGACATTTTGCTTGGTTACAAAGATATTAATAGCATCCATTAATGCTGTTACGAAAGCCTCAGGAGCAGCAGAACCATGAATAATGGAAGGTGTAATTGCCTTTGTTGAAAAATCGTCCATAGACCATTTTAGATAAACATCGTATTTTGATTTATCTGCATCAATTCTTGCTGGGATAGAGCCTTTAATAGGATTGAAAGTATCTTGTGCTTCAACAGATGCTAGTAATTTTATCCATTTAATTGCATTTTCTCTGTGTGGTGCATTTTTTGGAAGGCCAAATGTGTCGGAGACGAGCATAAATGCATTTTGAGTGTCTGGAAGTGCAAACCATCCAAAATCCTCACCTGGTTTCCAATTCAATGTTTTAAGATAGCCTTCGGCCCAGTCTCCCATCATATTACAGAAAGCTTTTCCTTCAAAGAGCATTCTTGTGGCGTCTTGCCATGTTAACGCGGAGTGATCAGAGTTTACGTATTTTAGTACATCTTTAAATATTAACAGGGCTTGTCTTATATCTGGATCGTTGAATGATGCTTTTCCCTTCCACAAGTTATTGTACTTTTCAGGACCAAGTTGTGATAACATAATACTTTCAAATAAGTGAAGGGACGTCCATTTGTTCTTATCTCCCAATGAGATTCCAACGTATCCCATCTTTTGCGCTTTGTCAAGATATGACAAGAATTCAGGCCAGGTTGCAGGTGCTTTTTTCATACCGATTTTTTTGGCAATTTCTTTGTTGTAAAATACAACATTTGCTCTGTGGACATTTACTGGAACAGAATATATTTCTCCTTTGTAGCTTACAATGTCTATTAAATCTTTTGGGAATTTGTCGTATGCGCCTATCTCCTTTAAAATCCAAGTTATTGGTTCCATAAGGCCTGGGATTACATATGTATCTGTAAGCTCCATACCGGCGTGTACTTGGAAAGAATCAGGAGGGTTTTTACCGAGCATTCTTGTTTTAAGAACTGCTTTTGCATTTGTACCAGCGCCCCCTGCAACTGCAGCGTTTATTATTTTTATATCTGGGTAATATTTGTGGAAAAGGTTAAATAAAGCCTGTAACCCTTCAGCTTCTCCTCCGCCTGTCCACCAGCTAAATACTTCTAAGATATTTTCTTGTGAAAATACACTTAAAGATAATAAAATCGATAAAAATAATATAACAAATTTTTTCATACTTCCACCTCCTTTTTAGTGTCTTAAGTTTATTTTAACATTCAGTGTCAAAAAGTAATTCTGGTGTAAAAAGAAGAATTTGTTTAATTTTTGGTATTAATTGAATATAGTTAGTGGTATTTAGTAAAAATAATTTTATGGTAAAATAATGTAAAGGAGGGATATTGTGGCTTTCATATTTTTTAATATTTTTGTGGCGGCGCTAATTGCTACATCTATAGCTCCTTTGATGCCGATATTTCAGGAAAAATTCGGTATCTCCATTTTTTTGTCGTCGTTTATTCCAGTTTTAAATACAATTGGAAGTATTACTTTTTCGTTTGTTTCGTCTTTTTTAATAAATAAAATCGGTATAAAAAGGTTAAATATAATATCTTACGGTTTTGTTTTCTTTTCTTTGGTTTCGTTAGCTTTTTTTAAAAGTTTGGAAATGTCTTTATTTTCATTTTTTTTGCTTGGGGCGGGAAATTCTATTTTATTTACAACTTCTACTACTCTTTTAACACATTTGGAAAATCCAAAATTTGGTTTTCTACATGGTTTTTTCGGACTTGGTGGAATACTTTCGCCTATTATAATTTCAATGTTATTAAGATTTAATATTTCATATCGCTTCTTGTACATATTGTATTCTTTACTTGTTATTTTATTATTTATTTGGAATTTTCTTAAAGAAATCCCCTTTTTACAAAGGGAAACTACAGTAACTAAGACAATTTTTAAACCTATATTTTTGATTTCTATATTATCTTTTTTGGTTTATGCGGGGAGTGAGATAAGTACGGTAACATGGGCATCTAACTTGTTTTTAAGTTTTGGATATTCGAAAGAAAAAGCATCGTTATTTTTGGGTATATTTTGGTTTTTGTTTACGCTATCAAGATTTATGATGGAGTTTTTTCTGAAACTA is part of the Thermosipho affectus genome and encodes:
- a CDS encoding carbohydrate ABC transporter permease, giving the protein MKKFFSYFFLVIIAIYIITPLYVLLATTFKPLNEIGVSDMWNLPQHWSLRGIIKAFQKLLPNLKNSFYLTIPATIISAFIGSINGYVFSKVRFKGANIVFALILFGMFIPYQSVLFPLIRFLQKINLYGTITGLIIVHIVYGIPITTLIFRNYYSEVPNELVEAAYMDGAGFFKTYSKVLFPISIPAFVVVIIWQFTSIWNEFLFAVTVTSNPAKQPITVALVNLAGSQVVEWNVQMAGAIITALPTIIIYVLLGKYFIRGLLAGSVKE
- a CDS encoding carbohydrate ABC transporter permease; protein product: MKKKNLLIGIFVILPSIIAIAIFVYGFISWTARTSFSNWNSFSALLRGQYKFVGLRNYIRLFQDSRFQTDLWNTLFFTIFFLFGTISLGIIMAILVDKGLKGSRWFQNLFLFPMAISFVVTGTVWSWIFAPGNIPSNPQGLNLLLHKLGLDKLMWGWYTSTQTIGKFNVALIPVIIAAMWQLSGYTMAMYLAGLRGIPNDIIEAAKVDGASEWKIFWKVKMPLLTPITLSAFIILGHISLKIFDLVFAMTGSGPNFVTDVPAIYMFELTFRSNRYALGSAIAIIMLLFVAVVIIPYLVTNLRGEKR
- a CDS encoding MFS transporter — protein: MAFIFFNIFVAALIATSIAPLMPIFQEKFGISIFLSSFIPVLNTIGSITFSFVSSFLINKIGIKRLNIISYGFVFFSLVSLAFFKSLEMSLFSFFLLGAGNSILFTTSTTLLTHLENPKFGFLHGFFGLGGILSPIIISMLLRFNISYRFLYILYSLLVILLFIWNFLKEIPFLQRETTVTKTIFKPIFLISILSFLVYAGSEISTVTWASNLFLSFGYSKEKASLFLGIFWFLFTLSRFMMEFFLKLFNERKLISLFSVFSALFLLFTLLFKMYFFFFLFGFSMGCIFPLIQRRANMSLQKEEVGFLNGVTYATTGIGSLLFVSLMGYISNYSISSMFVLPVFGLLVVAIIQLKG
- a CDS encoding ABC transporter substrate-binding protein, giving the protein MKKFVILFLSILLSLSVFSQENILEVFSWWTGGGEAEGLQALFNLFHKYYPDIKIINAAVAGGAGTNAKAVLKTRMLGKNPPDSFQVHAGMELTDTYVIPGLMEPITWILKEIGAYDKFPKDLIDIVSYKGEIYSVPVNVHRANVVFYNKEIAKKIGMKKAPATWPEFLSYLDKAQKMGYVGISLGDKNKWTSLHLFESIMLSQLGPEKYNNLWKGKASFNDPDIRQALLIFKDVLKYVNSDHSALTWQDATRMLFEGKAFCNMMGDWAEGYLKTLNWKPGEDFGWFALPDTQNAFMLVSDTFGLPKNAPHRENAIKWIKLLASVEAQDTFNPIKGSIPARIDADKSKYDVYLKWSMDDFSTKAITPSIIHGSAAPEAFVTALMDAINIFVTKQNVEKTFKEILWIAEDNGYVTD